A window of Streptomyces sp. SAI-127 contains these coding sequences:
- a CDS encoding EF-hand domain-containing protein: MAHIDIEEARKQFERIDADGDGTITAAEFKSALAQGGDWNVTESVAEAIIKSRDLNGDKLLSFDEFWAFLNK; encoded by the coding sequence GTGGCGCACATCGACATCGAGGAAGCACGCAAGCAGTTCGAGCGGATCGATGCGGACGGTGACGGCACCATCACCGCCGCCGAGTTCAAGTCCGCCCTGGCCCAGGGCGGCGACTGGAACGTGACCGAGTCGGTCGCCGAGGCGATCATCAAGAGCCGCGACCTGAACGGCGACAAGCTCCTGTCGTTCGACGAGTTCTGGGCCTTCCTGAACAAGTAG
- a CDS encoding GNAT family N-acetyltransferase, protein METLREILDAAARGDFPPPDGGTTVVAQECHRDAGVLSFTAHSVVFTDEDPEWVHATLRGLDCDALAATLNPRFLTAFLDRTGRRSETIDAMLVADPLPGGPPLALKEIEDANHPRVAYARRRRDDIRAWTAEGGVLVTGRGVGGRLEVSVEVDEDVRHRGLGRALVTAARHLVTEPLWAQVSPGNARSMRAFQAAGYRPVGAEAVLLATAPRVLGGSAEDAGVTE, encoded by the coding sequence ATGGAGACCTTGCGGGAGATTCTCGACGCGGCGGCCCGCGGCGACTTCCCCCCGCCGGACGGCGGCACCACGGTCGTAGCGCAGGAGTGCCACCGGGACGCGGGCGTGCTGTCCTTCACGGCACACTCGGTCGTCTTCACCGACGAGGACCCCGAGTGGGTCCACGCCACTTTGCGCGGCTTGGACTGCGACGCGCTGGCCGCGACGCTGAACCCGCGGTTCCTGACCGCCTTCCTGGACCGGACCGGGCGCAGGTCGGAGACCATCGACGCGATGCTGGTCGCCGACCCGCTGCCGGGCGGACCGCCGCTCGCGCTGAAGGAGATCGAGGACGCGAACCATCCCCGGGTCGCCTACGCCCGCAGGCGGCGCGACGACATCCGTGCCTGGACGGCGGAGGGCGGGGTGCTGGTGACGGGGCGCGGGGTCGGCGGCCGTCTGGAGGTCTCGGTGGAGGTGGACGAGGACGTACGGCACCGGGGGCTGGGGCGTGCGTTGGTGACGGCGGCCAGGCATCTCGTCACGGAACCGCTGTGGGCTCAGGTCTCACCGGGCAACGCCCGCAGCATGCGGGCGTTCCAGGCGGCCGGTTACCGTCCGGTGGGCGCGGAGGCGGTGCTGCTCGCCACGGCTCCGCGGGTCCTCGGCGGCTCAGCGGAAGATGCCGGTGTGACCGAGTGA
- a CDS encoding polysaccharide deacetylase family protein, translated as MGRVTATDRRALLLASAGLALAAGCASSSGAVARPVRSPGRAPALPAQLTHGPRDRPRVALTFHGDGDPATARALLTEAEKYGARITVLAVGTWLDAHPDLARRILDGGHDLGNHTLRHLDINAMTETEAREEITGCAERLKRLTGSIGTWFRPSRAPVAAPLVTRLAREAGYPHILSYDVDSLDFTSPGAPVVARKVLAEIREGSVVSLHFGYADTVAALPVVLEELDRRGLAAVTTTELFS; from the coding sequence ATGGGACGGGTGACCGCTACCGATCGTCGGGCACTGCTGCTCGCCTCCGCCGGGCTGGCGCTGGCCGCGGGATGTGCGAGCAGCAGTGGTGCCGTCGCCCGTCCAGTCCGTTCCCCCGGCCGAGCCCCCGCTCTCCCCGCCCAGCTCACCCACGGCCCCCGCGACCGCCCCCGTGTCGCCCTCACCTTTCACGGTGACGGTGATCCCGCGACCGCCCGTGCCCTGCTCACCGAAGCCGAGAAGTACGGTGCCCGGATCACTGTCCTCGCCGTGGGCACCTGGCTCGACGCACACCCCGACCTGGCCCGCCGGATTCTCGACGGCGGCCACGACCTCGGCAATCACACCCTCCGCCACCTCGACATCAACGCGATGACCGAGACCGAGGCCAGAGAGGAGATCACCGGGTGCGCGGAGCGGCTGAAGCGGCTCACCGGGTCGATCGGGACCTGGTTCCGGCCCTCCCGCGCACCCGTCGCCGCACCCCTCGTCACGCGGCTGGCCCGGGAGGCCGGCTACCCCCACATCCTCTCCTACGACGTCGACTCCCTCGACTTCACCTCGCCCGGCGCCCCCGTCGTGGCCCGCAAGGTCCTCGCCGAGATCCGCGAAGGGTCCGTGGTGAGCCTGCACTTCGGGTACGCCGACACGGTCGCCGCCCTCCCCGTCGTACTGGAAGAACTCGACCGGCGCGGCCTGGCCGCGGTGACCACCACGGAGCTGTTCAGCTGA